A part of Schistosoma mansoni strain Puerto Rico chromosome W, complete genome genomic DNA contains:
- a CDS encoding putative amine oxidase: MFDVVVIGAGISGLGAAHLLTRESYSVLVLEARNRPGGRIHSVRLPSLSTPVSNVQSSINHDNLSTYHFHIDEQKPNTSVHESSDSDSSMSSPSLPSGHQSFDRQLDDETNSDYSGPIDVDLGANYLIGCSNRQADQPLFHLARMLRIPTAVTAGDLCKKYRGWECVEIAKWLNHFTPNLPITPDQVADGVFLFDKVIHLTVDRYMKTKSKTQYNHFDTTVKELFDKALQDIFDTEAQFGIRPSANFRDHIEEGIFLSIVSRYLAYVNPIERLPLCVLDDLCEVADSKWQSNIIGGKSSINTGRHALNESSLLTQLVQSYPTVDQRKAYHAWAERKLDALENNEKSSLPSIAKIVCVSWEDRLVTSRFSDLLNPLLKSLNIIYNAVVTEIDWIIKAKVKRKSDLTQNGDDNSTLDSYEEQIYEAKHCIITVPVGVLKGLSSSSAITFYPELPLNKRQAIERLGMPSQGSATHEKVILRFKYPEHVFWDTGAAHLKCPDPRLHILNLHRYGKPGVLCAHLWGGSGLHSAGRSDKEIVDIILDLLDLMYSGKYKSDSEVSGRKIPDPVYYLVTRWSEDPFALGAYTTGEPGSSDADRLVYSLSLTGLDAKNQLKIEQKEDVFIVDDSLSSNNLNLTTDNELTIPRLLFAGEGTLTAKEAKECTHGALQTGIARAIELLPYLMKSKSTIPDPCIIRDLEILRIHAQSNFSSFSTKLASYLFGKVQLNRLLNCNIANGKQYRRVILTRSAEHTAKILSYHTTTNTTNITDNDEKMNIKFDNINHIIATNTPFSRSPFYGYRRRYNHSSKSCWNTENENSCKCCSYAHINKRSRLTTTGRRGRGRGRGRIRGCTIYNQRGNLNAQVSHGFIVKRPRGRPPKRQGHAALHAISRAHRYLRQVSSRLAYNRYRLESSNLLDKPFNSVLPSSTSSTPTVSVRGRGRGRGGKRGRPRIHFPRTYESTGTSWGNYLSEEDRQESLLQLTNLLNDFQSPTRKSKHVCVTIPQGLCLNTEIIVPNGDTTKTSISKDDGVEEDEEELLSHIEEDNSVNNDDRHHYDYSVRVLFSCFFNARITFKCL, from the exons ATGTTTGATGTGGTTGTTATCGGTGCAGGTATATCTGGACTGGGAGCTGCCCACCTACTCACTCGGGAATCATATAGTGTTCTAGTATTGGAGGCACGCAATCGTCCAGGCGGCCGAATACATAGCGTGCGCCTACCCTCACTATCAA CACCTGTTTCTAATGTCCAATCAAGTATCAATCATGATAACCTCAGTACTTATCACTTCCATATTGATGAACAAAAACCTAATACGTCAGTACATGAATCATCCGATTCTGATAGTTCCATGTCATCTCCTTCTCTTCCATCTGGTCACCAATCATTTGATCGTCAACTGGATGATGAAACTAATTCAGATTATTCTGGTCCGATTGATGTTGATCTTGGTGCGAACTATTTAATTGGTTGTTCAAATCGACAAGCTGACCAACCATTATTTCATCTAGCTCGTATGCTACGAATTCCTACAGCTGTTACTGCCGGTGATTTATGCAAAAAATATCGCGGTTGGGAATGTGTAGAAATAGCTAAGTGGCTCAATCATTTTACTCCTAACTTGCCGATAACTCCTGATCAAGTTGCTGATGGTGTATTTCTGTTTGATAAGGTTATTCATCTTACTGTTGATCGCTATATGAAAACAAAATCTAAAACACAATATAATCATTTTGATACTACAGTCAAA GAACTTTTTGATAAAGCTTTACAAGATATATTTGACACTGAAGCTCAGTTCGGGATTCGTCCTTCTGCTAATTTTCGTGATCATATTGAAGAAGGCATATTCTTATCTATAGTTAGCCGTTACTTAGCTTATGTAAATCCTATAGAACGCTTGCCATTATGCGTTTTAGATGATTTATGTGAGGTGGCCGACTCAAAATGGCAATCAAATATTATTGGTGGAAAATCTAGCATAAATACTGGACGACATGCTTTAAATGAATCATCTTTATTGACTCAACTTGTACAATCCTATCCTACAGTTGATCAACGTAAAGCTTATCATGCTTGGGCAGAACGGAAATTAGATGCTttagaaaataatgaaaagtCCTCTTTACCATCGATTGCCAAAATTGTATGTGTTAGCTGGGAGGATCGTCTAGTGACTAGTCGATTTAGTGACCTATTGAATCCATTGCTTAAATCCCTAAATATAATCTACAATGCTGTAGTTACGGAAATTGATTGGA TAATAAAGGCCAAAGTGAAACGGAAATCCGATTTAACTCAGAATGGTGATGATAATTCGACACTGGATTCTTATGAAGAACAGATTTATGAAGCCAAACATTGTATTATTACTGTTCCAGTTGGTGTGCTAAAAG GTCTTAGTTCGTCTTCAGCAATCACTTTCTATCCGGAATTACCATTGAATAAACGTCAAGCTATTGAACGTTTAGGAATGCCTAGTCAAGGTTCTGCTACACATGAAAAAGTAATTCTACGCTTTAAATATCCTGAACATGTGTTCTGGGATACTGGTGCAGCTCATCTCAAATGTCCTGATCCTCGTTTGCATATTCTAAATTTACATCGTTATG GCAAACCGGGTGTTTTGTGCGCTCATTTATGGGGAGGATCTGGTCTCCATTCAGCTGGTCGATCGGATAAAGAAATTGTTGATATCATATTAGATTTATTAGACTTAATGTACAGTGGAAAATACAAATCTGATTCTGAAGTATCAGGTCGTAAAATTCCCGACCCAGTGTATTATTTAGTGACCCGTTGGTCTGAAGATCCTTTTGCTTTAGGCGCTTATACTACTGGAGAGCCAGGTAGCTCCGATGCTGACCGGTTAGTCTATTCATTAAGTTTAACTGGTTTGGATGCTAAAAATCAGCTGAAAATTGAACAGAAAGAGGATGTGTTTATTGTTGACGATAGTCTTAGTAGCAATAATTTGAACCTTACTACTGATAATGAGTTGACAATTCCACGTCTTCTGTTTGCTGGTGAAGGGACACTGACAGCTAAAGAAGCCAAG GAATGTACTCATGGTGCTTTACAAACTGGAATTGCACGTGCTATTGAATTATTACCATATCTTATGAAATCTAAATCTACTATACCTGATCCATGTATAATACGTGATTTAGAAATTTTACGTATCCATGCCCAATCGAATTTTTCTAGTTTTAGTACTAAATTAGCTAGTTATTTATTTGGTAAAGTACAATTGAATCGTTTATTAAATTGTAATATAGCTAATGGTAAACAATATCGTCGGGTAATTTTAACACGTTCCGCCGAACATACTGCTAAAATTTTATCATatcatactactactaatactactaatattactgataatgatgaaaaaatgaatataaagttTGATAATATCAATCATATAATTGCTACAAATACTCCATTCTCAAGATCACCATTCTATGGTTATCGTCGACGTTATAATCATTCATCTAAATCTTGTTGGAATACAGAGAATGAAAATTCTTGTAAATGTTGTTCATATGCTCATATTAATAAACGTTCACGTCTTACTACTACTGGACGTAGAGGAAGAGGTAGAGGGAGAGGGCGAATAAGAGGTTGTACAATTTATAATCAACGTGGTAATTTGAACGCCCAGGTCTCACATGGTTTTATTGTGAAACGACCACGTGGAAGACCACCTAAACGACAAGGACATGCTGCATTACATGCAATTTCTAGAGCACAT CGTTATTTACGACAAGTGTCATCTAGACTGGCGTATAATCGATATAGATTGGAATCTTCTAATTTATTAGATAAACCATTTAACTCAGTATTACCATCCTCCACGTCATCAACACCAACAGTGTCTGTACGAGGCAGGGGTCGCGGTCGAGGTGGTAAACGAGGTAGACCACGAATACACTTCCCTCGTACTTATGAATCTACTGGTACAAGTTGGGGTAATTATCTATCTGAAGAAGATAGACAAGAAAGTTTATTACAATTAActaatttattaaatgattttcAATCACCTACACGGAAATCTAAACATGTCTGTGTAACTATACCACAAGGATTATGTTTAAATACTGAAATTATTGTTCCTAATGGTGACACAACAAAAACATCGATATCAAAAGATGATGGAGTAGAAGAGGATGAAGAAGAACTCCTGTCGCATATTGAAGAAGATAATTCcgttaataatgatgataggcatcattatgattattcagTACGTGTTCTTTTCTCTTGCTTTTTTAATGCTCGTATAACGTTTAAATGTTTATAA